From the Melanotaenia boesemani isolate fMelBoe1 chromosome 9, fMelBoe1.pri, whole genome shotgun sequence genome, the window agcagtaAAGCTTAAGGCATTAGGAGTTAAGACTTATGCCAAAGAAACTTGAACAACTGGCAATATGAAATGGGCACATTGCTGTTTATGTTCCGCTGGGGTCTTTTATGGTTATTACAGCCAAGGATCCCATTTTTCCCCTGTCACCACAGGCGTGCTTTATCAGAGGCTGAAATCAATACCTCTAAATGGTAATCGGAGAATCTGAACATCCTGAAAATCCAAGAATCATCCAATAAAGGCCCCTTTAGATGGACTTAAACAAGCCACGTTTGTACTGTTTTCACCTTTACTTATTGCCGCTTTGATTTATCTGACAAGTTTCTATCTAATTTTCATCAGTTCATCACAGAAGCACAGGCAGAGAATGAAAAGGTTATAAAAATTCTCAAGCTCTGTTTGACAAGTGcccttttcatatttttctccaCCATGTGATGTGAAATTTTTActgcaagaaaaacacacaagctTTCTTATATGATGGGTATGTGCACTGCATGATTGCCTAATATAGGAAAACTGTACTGTGACCATTTACGTTATTATATGATCCAGTGGTGATGCATCCTGGTGGCGCAAAAAACATTGTGTTATTTCCATTAAAAGGCTGCAGAGACATGGGCTTCTTAGAGCATTGGCGCAGCCTTTCATCATCCCAGGTGCCATTATTTCAGTAAAGCTCCATTTCATTTTGTGATTGATGCCTCGCTGGCTGTCTCAGCAATCATGGTCAGAGCCTAGATGTTTGCAGCAGGCTCTTATATAGGCTATGATGCTATTTATTAATTCAAAGATCTCCCTTTGTGTTACTTTTTTCTCACCATCTCGCttttttctgtgtctgtctCACACAGGACCTGGAAACTAATCAACAATGGACCGATTGGTTCTGTGCGTGCTGCTGTGTGCAGCTCTGGTAAAGGGATACAGCTGTCCTGGTCGCTGCATCTGTCAGCACCTCTCCCCCACTCTGACTCTTCTCTGTGCTAAGACTGGCTTGTTGTTCGTACCACCCACAATCGACCGCAAGACTGTTGAGCTGCGACTCACAGATAATTTCATCACTATCATCCGCAGGAAAGACTTTTTCAACATGACTAGTTTGGTCCACCTCACCTTGTCCCGTAACACCATCAGTCAGATCGTCCCCCATGCCTTTCTGGGCCTGCGTTCCCTGCGGGCACTCCACATGGATGGGAACCGTCTCAGTGTTATAAAAAGTGAACACTTTAAAGGCCTCATCAACCTCCGGCACCTCATCCTTGGAAACAACCAAATCCACCAGGTGGCTCCCACCTCCTTTGATGAGTTTGTTTCCACCATTGAGGACTTGGATCTTTCCAATAACAACTTGCGCAGCCTTCCTTGGGAAGCTATAGCCAGAATGACCAACATTAACACTCTCACCCTGGACCACAACCTGATTGACCACATTGAAGCAGGAACTTTTACAATGCTCACCAAGCTGGTCCGCCTGGACATGACCTCTAACAGGCTGCAGAAACTGCCCCCGGACAGCCTGTTCCAGCATGCACAGGTCCTGTCTGATGCCAAGGGCTCCAGCTCGTCCACTTTGGCTGTCAGTTTTGGTGGAAACCCTCTTCACTGTAACTGTGAGCTGCTGTGGCTGCGCAGGCTGACTAGAGAGGATGATTTGGAGACCTGTGCTTCACCAGAACACCTCATGGACAAATACTTCTGGTCAATCCAAGAGGAGGAGTTTACCTGTGACCCCCCACTAATCACaaaacatgttgccacaaagcCCTATGTGATGGAAGGGCAAGGTGTGACTCTTAAATGCAAAGCTGTGGGTGATCCAGATCCAGATATTCACTGGCGGTCGCCGGATGGCAAGCTGGTGCATAATAACTCCCGCACGGTCCTGTATGCTAATGGGACCCTTGATATTCTCATCACCACGCTGAAAGACAGTGGGGCTTTTAACTGTGTGGCGTCCAATGCAGCGGGCATTGCCACAGCTGCTGTTGAGATCAACATGATCCCCTTACCCTTGTTTGTTAACAACACGGGTCACATGCGTGAGGACCCCGGACTCTCGGACATCACCACTTCCTCCAAATCTGGCAATGATACCAAAGGCTACGACAAGCAGGACAGGAGGGTCATGGTCACAGAGCTcacctcttcctctgctgtgaTCCGCTGGCCGTCTGAGCGCCATATCCCTGGCATCAGGATGTACCAGATTCAGTACAACAGCACGGCAGATGACACTTTGGTGTACAGGTAAGTCATGGAGGAGGTGGGATTAATAGTGGGAGAAAAGGGTGGTGCAGCAGACTCATGGGAAAAGGTGAGACATCTGGAGTTACCATCTGCTGGATGGTGCAACTTTCCATTCCTGCAGATTGACAGATCCCAGAGATGCAAAATGATTAAGTAGGCTCAAAAATACGCTGAACTCCTACAGAGTAGCcagactaaaaaaaactaaagctgCACTGAAATTAGTTGTAGCATCCGCAAATTGTGAGGTTTCCCTCAGATAGTCacattttaaggatttttttttacattctgcAGCCATTGTTGCAGGCACCTGAACTGAATGTGAGTCCACTACCCTTAAGCACTAAATGGTCTTGTCGGCATCATTAGTATATAATatgacaacaacaataacatgagGGCCAACTATTTCATTGCATGTAAATGTTAGTATCATTAGCAAGGATTGGCATTAATTTGCTGCTGCACGGAACAGGACTAAAGAGATTTTCTAATGCCAGGCTTTGTTATAGTGGTGAAGGAAGTATTCATATCTTTTTGCTTACTGTAAGTTAAAAGCAGTGATACcacattattaataaaaaagatgtCTAGTTGTGCAAATCAGGACACATCTGAGGGGATTGAGAGGATTAATATGGCTTAGATGAACAAACTACTTTTTATTTAGCTATCTCGCTAGCTTTTTTAATAAGAGGTTATTGGGGGTTAATAATTTCCAGTTCAACAATTGCTCATTGAATTAAGAGAAATTGAAATATAATATAGTATTTACAAGATataattagatttaaaaaatgaaagtacTGATGTATCAGAATGGCTCCCCAGGCAGTGttataatattattatcattCCTTACAAAAATTAGAGGGATGCAAGTACATCAGAGTAGGTGCATAATTTATAGCAGGAATCTCAAAAGTCTGGACCTCAAGGGGCCACTCTTTTTTATGAGTTTTAGATgctttcctgctccaacacacctgattcaaattaaatggatccaacagcttgttgtcatgtTCTGCACAATGGCCggttaatttgagtcaggtgggtCGAAGCagggagaaaataaaacaattaacatGTAGAAGCACTCAACGAGTGCAGGCTTCCACCACTAttgtaattgtttaattttttaatttttatttatttatttaaattttttttgtgctgttttttgccagtgattgtgggAGTTAATTTTGACTTTGAAACTCTAAtgacaaaattatccctatcgctccatagtaaagaatcttttaaaaaaatttctgtATCCAGATGGCAATCTGGGAATTAATTCCCTGGATCactcccaaaatctaatcacttgttccttattcagTCTCTGAGGTTTCTggaaaatgtcatcaaaatccatccataactttatgagtcatgttgctaacagacagagacagacagaccaacACTGCCGACTACATGACCTtcgccttggtggaggtaataattATGACCACTTAGAAAAGGTTTATGTTtattcaaaatgacaaaaaaaattggTAAAAGCTACCATttaaagatcatttaaaatttaaaaataagcttCATGTGATTCTTGTAAAATCTATGACACAAATTAAcagtattctttttttattcatgaagAAAACTAATAATAGTGGTTGGCATTCTTTCAttctgtctccttttttctAAGCTTTTATCAGATTTAATGAGTAGCTCTCCTGTATAATTTTCTCATTCTGTTTCGGCATGAAGCCGAGTGTTGTTTTGTCTTTAGGTGGTACATTATTACCTACAAATGATAACCATCAAAGTCTCCCTTTAGGGAAAAGGAACAAGCTTCTAATTATATTAACACCAATGTTGACCTGAAGTCAGTGCCTTTCTCCTGCGTATTTAGAGTAATCTCACGCTTGCAGTCAAACTGTGACCTTAGGTAATCACACATCAAAACTGTCTTCACAACATGCATCACTTGTCCTGCAGCCTGCAGTTATGGTGTATTCTCGAGACTGAGCCTTTTCTACCTTGTTTATCACCTCTGCAGTCGTTTTATACACAACCCCCATAACAATATATCTCACAGGTATTTTGTGACATAACACTTTCTCTTATAAGTGttgcttttttatgcttttctatGAGAGTGACAGatatttaatgctaaaatgGCCCTGATGCCCTTTACTTTGTGTAGCAGATTTCTTTGTGTGATTTAATGTACCTTATGCAAATTAGTATGTGTGAGCTGTGATTCTCATTATTTAAaccttcacattttcatcactgccctgtttttctttgctctgCAGAATGATCCCATCTGCCAGTAAAAGCTTCTTAATCAATGATCTGGCTGCAGGACGGGAGTACGACCTTTGTGTGCTGGCGGTATACGATGATGGCATCACATCATTAACGGCCACACGTGTGGTCGGCTGTGTGCAGTTCCACACAGCCAGCGAGGTCAGCCAGTGCCGGTTCATGCACAGCCAGTTCCTGGGAGGCACTATGATCATTATTATTGGTGGCATTATTGTTGCTTCAGTGCTAGTGTTCATAATCATTCTGATGATCCGTTATAAGGCCTACAGTAGCCCGGTTGACAACAAGGCCAAGGTTGGCTCCAGCATGCATTCGCAGACCAACGGCAGCCAGCAGCGGCTCCAGCGTTCCACTTCCAAGCAGCCATCTGACGAGGGCCAGTGTGAAACTCAGGCACCCAAAGAGTGCATGGCTCTGGTCCTGAGGGTGGATGACAAGAAGAAGGATGATCCAGCAGCCACCACTGCCATCCTGGAGGTGGAGCTGCCTCCAAGTATAGACAAGATGAAGAGAAGAGGCAGCATGGATGCGCAGCCCTCTGGCCCACCATCTGAGGACACTCAGACAGACAGTAGCCTGACGGGATCCACCATGTCCCTATGTCTCATAGGCCCCAATGCTGGTACCAAGGAGGCTCCCAGGCTTAAGGACAAGAAAAGTGCTCTGGCCACCGTGGGGTTGCTTCCCAATGAGCTGGCACGAACTAGGCACAGATTCTCTTTTGATGGTGGGGATTACTCCATATTTCAGAGTCATAGTTACCCACGCAGAGCGAGGACGAGGTGGCACAAGTCCACCAACCAGCTCAATGTGGAATCATCCCCGCTCGCCAACAGGAGAGTTACATTCAGCAGCACTGAGTGGATGCTTGAGAGCACAGTGTGATTAAGGAAGCAGTGTAGCCAAAAAAAAGGCTCAGCCActcacaaacatacacatgtaaaaaacacatttacataccATGTAACagcaaatgataaaaacaagcaCATTAACTTACATATGCTAACTTTGTGTGAGttgcttggaaaaaaaaaacaccatctcCCTTCATCCTGCCTCCCCATCATACTTCCAGAGAGGTTTGTTGGCCATGTCCTTTCTTTATGCAGCAGTGCCTTATTCTTAAAAAACGTACGAATGGAGGATGCTGCTCACTGTAGTCATAAACATTCTTCTCTGGCATTGCCTCCTGCTCTGACAACGGGAAGCGTTActttagatttttaattttcactgttttatgtGACACGCCAGGGGAGAGTGGAATGGCGTTTGGATGTGActgtttaattgtttaaaaaataaataaataaatacttcatCAAGCAGTAACTGTAAAGTGAAAAGCCAGGTATCCTGTAATGTCAAtcatgttttgggttttttccaagaaaaaaaaaaaaaggaaaaaaaagaacttttgcACAGAAGACACGAGATACAAGGACAAGTATCACCACCAGTCTATACaataagaaaaactgaaaaagaactAAGTTTTCAAAAGCCGATTTCTAATGTCAACGTAGGTAGGACGGATGTGGAAACCTGCCATGGATTCCTCTTGGTTGGACTGTATGATGTTAAATAGGTATTGTTCCAGATGTGACTGTATATAAATCGGTAATGTATCTGGCTGGTCTAGATAAAaggcaacaaacaaaaaaggcatATATAAGTATATTAAAACATTGGTGTATGTGTACTAACTATGTAAGTAAGTAAGTCATATGTCACATGACTTTTTACGGAGCATTTGGGTGTTGGCTGCaagtttttacattaaaaacctgtGTCATCACACCCCTTCCTATTTAGTATGTCAAAGTTTGGACCATTTATCCCCTCATGAAGGGTATTAAATTTTTTGTGTGGGTTATCTGTATCAGTGGCAGTTTCTTTTTGTGCTGCAGTGTCCACTCCAGCAAGGGACACATTAattgaaatgataaatatttgattCTTCAGTGCTATTTTTAAGGCTTCTGTGAATGCATCTCAGCGGCAATGAAGTGGAGTGGGATGTGGGACGACGAGGGACATGCCAGCTTGATGTGTAGCTGAATTCAGATGCAGCCAGCTGTTATTATGCAAGGCTGTAAGATCTAAAGCTCACCACAAGGGGGAGACAAAGCGGTGTATGGTTCCCAATTAACTGCAGACTGAGGCAAGAACAAATTAATTACAGTTATTAGCAGAAAGCATGCATCGCATCCTGCACTTTTTGTGAAGCTCtaattttagcttttaaaaatggagtcagatttttgtattatttaccTCTCTTAAGCATTTAAAATCAGCACTGTACATAAACACTTGATTATGAATCATTACAAGATCACATTTGATGATTTGTtcacaaattaacaaaataatcaCAGTGCCTTTCTTTATACACTtgaaaaacattcagtttaaGACAGCtgataaatatatatttcttcaATTGCATCTCATAGCCCTCAgtgatgtattttctttttaccagtTGTCATGGTGATACTTACAAAGACATGGATTACTGATTAACATCATTAGGTAACACAAtgaaacatattaaataaaaatattttagtattgaaataaaaatgtaattgtgcagttctataaaaaaaacatttttttaaaatagtttttatgctGTATTAAATGCCTGATAAGCTGTCAAATGAAATTAgaccaaagagaaaaacaacggGTAAATGAGAGATATTTGTGACAGAAAACACCCTCTTCCTCTGATTACAACCAGGTTTGCACAGACTGAGATTAAACAGACTGGCTTGgacagcagagataaaaaataaataaataaaaaacatggtgCAAAAAAAGAAGTCATACTAGAGGTTTTCAATCCTCTTGAGGCTCCTATTTGCATCTGCTGTGACAGAGAAGATTGAATCCAAGAACGGGGTCATCCCTTTATCTGTCTTCATCACACTTGAactatttccttctttttttttttcttttttttttttttgatcctGAAGATCCACTTTACACAGCCTTAAATTGTCTTTTTCCAGATAGAGGGAGACTACACTTCATGCTCTGAATTCTGAGCTGTCACAAAAACTTCTCAGGCCCAAACCATCTCTCCATTAACTACTGACACTTACAGCCTAGAAATGTGCTGCAGGCCATTTCTGCTAGCAGGAGATGCATTTATGTCAGCTCCTATCTGTGACCATTATTCAAGACCAAATCTGCTTAGGCTGGAGGAGGCTGAGATTTCATCCTGTTCTAAAAAATTGGCTTGGACAGCCAAGCTAGCTAACACAAAGTGTAGAGTGAAATGTTTCATCAGCAGTTCTGAATATCTGCAAAAAAAGTGTCTTGACTTTGTGAAGgcaattatttttttcactaaaaATCCAATTTCATGTAATATTGCATACCAGTGTGTGTAAGTTAAGACTTTTCAACTAACTACTGCAGTTGTGCTGGAACTCACTTTTGTCCAGTGATGCAGTAATGAGTTTATTTTACTTAAGTTTAACGGGAAAGTCAAGTCTGCACTGAGCTAAACTACAAATtcatggtgatttttttttttactcaaatatatgtctcttaaaaaaacatcaactttcTGTAAATACAAACTCCCAGTAGCAAATTCCCCAGCATTAAAATACAGCCACAATCAGCAAATATTATGGTCCACGTGAGCTTTAAATAACTGTAACTCTGAACTTTGTTTATTGCGTTAGTTTAACTTCACTCAGTGATATTAAATGCACAAAACACCTCAAACCAGTTTTATGCAAATCTATCAAATTTAGTTTTATCACAGTTTTGCATGTGTGGGACCCCTTACAGctgaaaataattcatttttaaactgaaatttcTTTAACAACTGCAGAAACAAAAAGTCTTTAGATGATTCTGAGGTAGTTTTGTGATGATTGATGCACTGGTTTTTGGAAAGGTCCAAACTAGGTTTTTAAGAACAAACAGttgtaaagtaaagtaaaaaaaatcccccCCTCTCCCCCAGCAGACCAGTGGAGAAACATTTCCAATATCAAATCTCATGAAAAGGTTGCCTCTAAATGTAAACTAAAGTTTCACAGCACCACCTCTGCATTACCTCAGggtcttatttttcttttcaatatatGTGGGACACAGTTATAAAGTTTTGTGTTTCCAGGCCAGATGGTTTCTGTTGCGCAATCAAAttatggaagaaaaagaaggaagacaaaAAATAAGAGCAAAAGCATGAAGGATGCTGAAGCCACTTGGACCCTTAATTAGGATTTAGTCAGTTGTGCCACCAGCCAAGTTCCTAAATCTGCTGACATATcaacaatttaaaaagtgtTCGGCTTATAAATTTGGCGAAGAGAAAAAAGCCGCATACAGTCACATTACATTTATCTATGTGATTGTTACAGCTATGTGAAATGATAATGCCaagcttttttgtgttttttttttatctatttgatCTAAATGTTCATTCTCACAATGCTCATGCGCTTCTGTTTAGCTGGGGATGTTTATATTTGACACCACTGCTGTTTTCCAGAAGTTACTAACTAGCTCAGTATgcaaaatgcattaaattaaaCACTAATATCCGTCTATCTGCAGACCAGGAATATCTGCTCAAACCCTTTGTTCTGGTCTGTGGTTGAGATAATTCTGCCTGAACCAGAATGAACTAACAAATTGGCATATCCATGCCTCATGCCATGCCTCTAGCAACTCTCAAAGCTGTGGATAAGAATTTGTTTACAGTGGAAACAACACTGTGACTTGTCATCCAATCCATCTGTGGATATTTGCAGTAGTGGACCATGCAAAATGTTGCAGCCAGAATGGCTTTCTGAAAAGCTTGAGGATGAGgtttacattcattttattatcttCAACAGTAAGAGCAGCTATAAGACACAATCAACTGTGGATTTTGACCTTTTTGCCAAACTGCTTATTAACcgtgtttgcattttttaaaaacctacATCAACACAGATTTGACTTgactttcatttccttttttctgcatCCAAGACTCGTGCAGCTGCAGCCAAACTGAACTCAGCCCACTCTGTGCTTCTTGGAGAGAACACTTAGCCTATTGACACAGACTTAGCGAAGTGCTACAGGCTTTTGCGGAGCACACAATTTCAAAGTGGTTTACCAACACTTCCTTTGGCATCAGATTATCCGAATACCCAGATGGTACAGGCTTATGATTTGTTACCAGGTTTACACAAAGACAATGTTAACAAGGTTAGAATAAATTTACTAATGGGTCATgtgaaaatgttgcatttttagGGCTGTTAatgggaatgtttttttttttttctctctcctgcaTTACATAGAAACACCTTACAGGGGAAGACAATCTGCTGCTTATCACTTCTGAGCTGAACCACTTGGAGTTCTTGAATAGTATACCAGCAAAAGAGCTCTCTGGCAAGCCTCTAAGTGTATTCACTTTGATCACGAACAGCAGCTTATTAATGTCTATTTTAGCAAGATTGTGATGAGGTGTTTGATCCGCAGTTGTCCATGGAGATGAGGCGCCCTGTGTTTCTTTCTTGCCAAACAACTTGACAAATCAAAACTATAACAAGGGTTCTTATCAGAAATTGACATTTATGACGTAGGTTATGTCAAAGTATTAAACTATGAATTATTAAATCATCTATTTACATGAATACAGGGGGATTGTTACATTACTGTTCTTTGGCTTCAAACAACTTGTTTAAGAGATTGGTGGGAGGCTGTGTGGTACTATTTACACAACTACATGCAAAGTGatgcaattaaaatgttaaacctATGCTTTAATTTGTTGGCTGAAGGTTCAGTCATGTTATGTTTAGGTTACTACCATCAAATTGGATAAAAACTTTGATTTCAGATTAATGGGTGACTTTAGAAGCTACTTGAATCTTTGACGTCTCTATTTTCAGGGGCagattattacatttttgtcattttttagtGATggttattgtatgtttttttaatgaaatcttACAAGGAAAAAAGCAGCCTCATacaataattatatatatatataatattcttTACATTTGTGAACCACTAGTTTTTAATGTGTTCTATGATAATGCAAAGGCAAGCTGAATTTAAGTAcgttggaaaaaagaaaaactagattGTAGCATGCAACTCAAATATTCTTCttaattcttgttttctgtacCACCCATAATATTATCACACTGAGAATAATGTTTACTTTACTCAGATACAATTCATGGTTGtttcagtcttttatttttttttgaaaaCCTGGAAAATACAGAATGCTTAACAAATTCTTTCAAAATattccattaaaaaataaaaatcaaaaatattgcttaaataaaaacaaaagaaaaatatacagagggttttttttttattaaaaaaatacttatatTTCTAAAACTACATAACATGAATAAAATGCACCAAATGCACCGTCTATGATAATTGctgcatattttcactttttttcctcttaaaaaaaatgaagtgaagAAACATATTTCCAGGACAGAAGTCTGAGATGAGATTCAATAATTCAATAATAAATATCACACTGTCCCTCTTCATGCTGCTGCCGTCTCGTGGGGAGCTGATGAGAATTGGCTCCTCGCCCACAGAAAGGGCGAACAGAACACGGTTGTTGACGTTGAACAAAATACAACACAGAACAGGCCTGCAGTGGAGAGCCCTCTGATCAGCTCAGGTGAAAAAAAGGAATCTGTAGCACTTTTCCTGGTCATTAGCTGTGTCTCCGTCTCAGTC encodes:
- the lrfn1 gene encoding leucine-rich repeat and fibronectin type III domain-containing protein 1; its protein translation is MDRLVLCVLLCAALVKGYSCPGRCICQHLSPTLTLLCAKTGLLFVPPTIDRKTVELRLTDNFITIIRRKDFFNMTSLVHLTLSRNTISQIVPHAFLGLRSLRALHMDGNRLSVIKSEHFKGLINLRHLILGNNQIHQVAPTSFDEFVSTIEDLDLSNNNLRSLPWEAIARMTNINTLTLDHNLIDHIEAGTFTMLTKLVRLDMTSNRLQKLPPDSLFQHAQVLSDAKGSSSSTLAVSFGGNPLHCNCELLWLRRLTREDDLETCASPEHLMDKYFWSIQEEEFTCDPPLITKHVATKPYVMEGQGVTLKCKAVGDPDPDIHWRSPDGKLVHNNSRTVLYANGTLDILITTLKDSGAFNCVASNAAGIATAAVEINMIPLPLFVNNTGHMREDPGLSDITTSSKSGNDTKGYDKQDRRVMVTELTSSSAVIRWPSERHIPGIRMYQIQYNSTADDTLVYRMIPSASKSFLINDLAAGREYDLCVLAVYDDGITSLTATRVVGCVQFHTASEVSQCRFMHSQFLGGTMIIIIGGIIVASVLVFIIILMIRYKAYSSPVDNKAKVGSSMHSQTNGSQQRLQRSTSKQPSDEGQCETQAPKECMALVLRVDDKKKDDPAATTAILEVELPPSIDKMKRRGSMDAQPSGPPSEDTQTDSSLTGSTMSLCLIGPNAGTKEAPRLKDKKSALATVGLLPNELARTRHRFSFDGGDYSIFQSHSYPRRARTRWHKSTNQLNVESSPLANRRVTFSSTEWMLESTV